In Glycine max cultivar Williams 82 chromosome 10, Glycine_max_v4.0, whole genome shotgun sequence, the DNA window GGTTTGTTTCTTAGACCACCAAGAGACTAGGTTAGGACCAAGAAATACGCAGGACACATATGTGAAGATTCCAACATCTCAGGTTAAATGCCTAATCAACATCACAGTAGGCCTTTAGGGAGAATTTTCATTCTCACTCTTGTTTCCTTTCCAAATTATGGCAGATGTTGCAGATGTGCAGAAAGCTTTCAACTGTCCAACTAACTGAAAGACTTGACTATTCTAATTTGCCTGGCCTGAATCCCAACATGAAAAATGGAAGGTGAGTTTGTATGAAATTCATGTTATTAGTTTATGTGTGTTCTCttcatttttgtaataaaaaatatgaaaacattaattgcggttttctttttaaaacatttacctACAGATTTATTAGGACTTTATAGTTTACAAGTTTACTTTCAAACTGTTACCATGCTTTATTTTGCACTTTTATTCTATTCTCAATATAAAGGATTTATTTTCCCCTGCATAAATTGCAATACAGGTAAGTTTTTTTCTGTTCAAATACAAACTCACAACTAATGGACCAAAGTCAACAAGAATGCTATTCAAGATTTAAGATTGTATATAATTCATAACCCTTTATTCTTAACCATTTACATTGGCTTCTTTGTACCCCATtgtccagaggctcttcgctatgcgaaggtattggggagggatattgtacgcagccttacccttgcatatgcaaagaggctgtttccggattcgaacccatgaccaacaagtcaccaaggcacaactttaccgctgcaccaggacTCGCCCTCCATTTACATTGGCTATTGTTCAATAAACTTGCACATAAATACTTGAATTCCCTTATTCTCTATTTCTAGGGATGGTATTATTGTGAGAAAGTTGATGAAGGAATCAATTTTCATGTGTGTAGTCTGAAGGAAGGAACACTTAACTGGGAAATGTTGCAATTCAAGCCAAAATTTCCACGTCAAGTATTGCTTTGCAGAGTAAGTAATAGTTATATCATTCATTGAGAGCTTTGTCACTGGTGCTCTTGTAAATTTAGTTGGAAGAGTGCATGGTTACGCATTGTCAATAAAATTTGGTTTGTTTGTTAGCCGGTTCACTAGCATTCTATTTCTACCTTTCATGAagtaaatttttctttctttctcggtatcatttatttatttatttttaaatttttgctcAGGTTGGGGAATTTTATGAAGCTTGGGGAATAAATGTATGTATTCTTGTTGAATATGAGGGTTTAAATCCTTTTGGCGGTCTGCAATCAGATAGTATCCTGAGAGCTGGTTGTCCTGTtgtggtatttttatttttgtcggCAAACTTTTATATTGATGCTGCCATTTGTTTtggttattttcttttctcatgaaatttaatttttatattgataattgTGAATGAACTTCTTATATGTATAATAATcactttcttcctttctttggTCAAAGAATCTTCAACAAACTTTAGATGATCTGACACAAAGCGGTTATTCAGTGGTGAGTATAACAATTAATCAATGCTCTACCATTTTTTTAtgctgtttaaatttttatccctCCATGACTAAACTTATGCTATCTTGTGTTGTCCATCTGTTTGTAGCATTCTTCAAAATGAAACCCAAAGTGACTAATCCCTATTTACTCACATATGTTGTTTGTAAATTCTCACAGTGCCTGCCATCTTACCAGTCTATGAGTACATGCTGCTAATAAATTTTGGTCTCAACACTGCATTATGGAGGAAGCAGGCTCAGGGCCCAACTCAAGCTCGATCCAGGAAACGTCTCTTTATATCTGGGTATGTACAACATTTTCTATATGTCAATGGCCTCTGTTTGGGGGTGTGTCATCAATTGATAGAGCTTGTTGTGGTTATCAGTGAGGAAAAGAAACTTGTCTTTTTTgctaatgtttgttttatttgtgaGTTGAAAGTTGATGATTTGTGGATttaatagattaaaagaagGAAGGGGCATATGGACAGAGGTTAAGGCATCATCCATAACAGACAGAGATCCAACTTGAAATTGAAGATAAGCAATATTGTTATTGGAGTAAGTATTACAACCTCTATAACTGTGAACTACAGTGTTTGCATATAGCTTCTCTTTGGTGTAGCTTGAATGTTTCTGGCTGTTCTAAAGCATAGAATGTTGATATTTGAATGTGACTACTTGCCAATAACCAGGTCAACTTATCGCTAATGAATCATTACGGCTGCGCTGCgtcttttttttccttacagATTGCAANNNNNNNNNNNNNNNNNNNNNNNNNNNNNNNNNNNNNNNNNNNNNNNNNNNNNNNNNNNNNNNNNNNNNNNNNNNNNNNNNNNNNNNNNNNNNNNNNNNNCCCTCTGCTCAGTGCTTTTCTGGGGTCCTTATACCATAAGCACATGAATGATTTGTACCCGAGAGAGTTAATCTTCTTCTTGAAGTCAATATAAGACATAGTATCCACGTGCTTTTCTGGGGTCCTTATACCATAAGCACATGAATGATTTGTACCCGAGAGAGTTAATCTTCTTCTTGAAGTCAATATAAGACATAGTATCCACATCCCAACCCCATTCTTCTTCTTCGATATGACCATTGATATACTGAGTAAAGGGCTGATAAATGAACATCCCACCATGGTGAATTTTTAACCTCACTGTTTGAACGAAAAGACAGcccaaaacatgaataaaacCCACATGAACCAAACAACCCCACAAGAAAACAAAAGCCAAAATCGCGAGGAATGCATAAGGGaccacaacaaaacaaaaacatccaCACACCCCGTGGAGTCCaaaacttgaataaaaaattaacactcACGTGGAAAACACATCGTGGACCACATCAACCAAACAACCCCACAAAGGGATCACAACCATCCACCATGGTTATATACAAAAATCTTCAATACAATAACCTAACTTACCTGCAAAAGTATTGGCGTTCCATCTCCTTACGATTATCGTGATGCTCACGCGCACAAAGTCACAAACCTTCCACACCTCCCCTTGTTCAAAAAGCAAGTGACGATGACTTCCACTGAAACGGAAGCCCAAAATCGCGAGGAAGACCATcgttcactactaaaaaatagcgCTTTAGCGACCGACAAATTTCGTCGCTAAATCATTAAATTCTGTCACTATTAGTATTAGTAACCGAAATAGCGACCGAACCCATTACGTTGCAAAAACCCAAGTCGCTAAGTCCGTTGTAACCAAATTTATTTTCGGCTGCTATTTAGCGACCAAACTAGCGAtgcactaaaataataatttcggTCACTATGGAGTTGGTTGCTATTTTGCTTGGGACCAGTTCTGTAACCGACATTGTCTGTCGCTAATTCGGTCGCTAATATgcagttatattttaaatttaaaataaaataaaaaaatatctagtcTCTATTTCAGTCactatcatataattaaacttaaatataagcTAAATTCAAAAGGAGTTTGGTCGCTATTTCGGTCGCTAttgaataatcaattttaatatatactttaaaaaaaggcCATTCGGTCGTGAATTCAGTGGCTGAATttgcaataaaatatatttcggTCGCTAATGAGG includes these proteins:
- the LOC121172998 gene encoding DNA mismatch repair protein MSH1, mitochondrial is translated as MKNGSLKEGTLNWEMLQFKPKFPRQVLLCRVGEFYEAWGINVCILVEYEGLNPFGGLQSDSILRAGCPVVVFLFLSANFYIDAAICFGYFLFS